The genomic stretch ccaggacccctcCCTAGTTACACCATTGCTTGCTGATTAGAAAacaatgaggcaaaaaatgtaaacaagaattCCTCGAAAGTTTTTGTATACAGGCCGGGGGATGTGTTAATTAAAGCTATGAATTTCAATTCCGGCTTAAAGGACAGAAAAGTAACAAGTCTAATAGGCATAATAGGCAATTGGTGAATAATATCTCCATCCTAGTCACCTGAAAATGTCCACGTGATTGTTTCCAAAGGCAGCTGGATCCGAATCCTGGGTAAAAGAGTTCCCTTTTTTTTGAGCTTTTGCATCATTACTTAAAAGAAGTCTAACGAGGCCTCCTCCCAAGACCACCCAACACTATGTTTTTTAGGAAGCCTTgcaacctgcgatcaagcgtacttttccttagacatggtgcgccctgtctcaagaaaagtacacttgatcgcaggttagaagCCTTGCAAGTAACCAGACCTGTCACAACAAGAAACGGTCGAGTGAGGCTTGGGAATGGGGAGACTCTCCCCACTTTCCAATTCTCTCGATTGCGTGACAGAACAAAGCATCTGAAGAGACTCTTTGTAGTCTAGATATCCGTTAACCTTTTCTCTCGATTTCGTGAGAAGTCACGATTGACTAGAAAAGCGCTAAGTTCAATTTACCAAGATGGGAATGCTAGCACTTTATATCCGATTACTGTTTCTTTCGATTGCCGAACAACACACAATTTGACTCAGACAGCGCGCGGTTCACCAGATAGCTGTCCATGGTTATAAGGGGAGGGCTCGTAATTGCAAAATTTACCCCTTTAAAAGTCGTTTTTAGACATGAACAAGGAagttaaaattgtttttcccCGGTTGACTCAAGGCGCCATGAAGCTGCATTGACCGTAAGacctgggacccgtttctcgaaagtcccgataattttttgggcccgaaaagccatttgtgaaactgccaaccgcttgttttggaaagccggtcttttaacatgttctAAAAGTAACAGACAGAAAAATTACCGTGAAGTTTGACGAGTTTtaaaatcctctccgttcttgagatacaaagagaattgtgacacccgaatatggcccgtaaagtttcgggacttccgagaaacgggcccctggtcaggGAACTGGGTCTGAGTCCTTTTGTCGGTATTTGATTGGTCGTCGTCATGTTCCAAGACAGGATCAGCGGCGTTGATCAGCCGAACTTGCGAAATCGtcattaaatttcattaaatgaAGAACGTTCCTGTTCCACTGAGTTGATCTGATTTGTAATACCTTGAGGGAGAATAAAATATCATCTTTACGAACATGGGGGACAACGAAGGAAAGTCCTCAAAGCCGTTCAAACAGCGCAAAAGTTTTGGTAAGTTGCCCAACAGATTTGCATGTTGAGCTTGATTGTTTATACGTCGTTTTCTGGTGAGCACGTTTTGTTCCTAATCGAGATCATTGCTCTTTTCGTGAATTTGACAGTCAGTCGAAGAGATGAGGTCGCTGGAATCAGAGCAAAGTTTCCCTCCAAAATACCTGTGAGTTAATGTTAAATTTGAGTTGTTACATTCGACTATTTTGAAGGCATGGTCTAGAGCTTTTACTGATCAGTGCAAAACTTTCTGTATACCTCTTTTTCTTCAGGTAATAGTCGAAAGATACCACAAAGAAAAAGATCTTCCTTTGCTCGACAAGACGAAATTTCTTGTCCCTCAGGAACTGACTATGAGTCAATTCGTGACCATAATAAGGTTTGTGGTGAAAATAAAACTATTGTTTAGAACATCACTGTTAGCAACTCGCCGAAGCATATTCTGTAGTGCACGTTCTTAATTGTAACATGTTTCATACTTGTTCTATAGAATTATACTTATATGATCTCGCTTTTAGACCATAACGGGAAAAATGCAGATTAAGTTAACAGAAATATTAGTTATTACACTTGTTTGCCATTTCTAGTAGCAGTTTATTATGGCAATCTGCATGGGTTTCTCAAAATCTCGTGCGAACTAAGTTCAGTGATAATTGTGGGGTCAAAATGTCAAGAGAAATAATTCCCTTATTTAATGTTGGCAGTAAGTGAGATGCTGGGTTAGGTCTTGAAGATGTTAAAACAACAGCATGTTGAAGCACAGAAAGGCTTGCCTGGTTTGCAGAATCTAATAATAGGATATTTtcactgtttccctttttttgttttcccttttttcgtgctttttgttctttttgtgtCTTTAAGATACCATGAGTTATATTCCTAAATAGGTTACACTGTAAATTATTCATGAAACACGGTATTTGTGTTAGTATTTTAATTGTGAtgactttgtattttaaaagttTGAAGCTTTTATTGCCAAGCACAAGCtctttattaatatttaatggtaattgaaccaagtggagtgcaatttggtctgaaatcatacgtgtgatttcaaaatcatgaaatcgcaagtatgatttcagaccaaaattgcacgacaccaGAGTTAATAGTTCAATTAcgactttattacatccatttagaaatgacaaacaataattgttttaaccATTGtgttgcaacttttgttcccatctggatcaataaaatattggtactgactaaaacCCTGTATTTTAGTGATTAAATGATCATATTTTAgcaattaaataataattattttaaaatcgCTAAAAGACAGGgttttagtcagtaccaatattttattgatccagttgggagcAAAAGTTGCAACACAATGGTTaaattttcctgcaatttgaatGGTTACCTTAaaaaagccttgaaatctgattggttgttttgttttagtgttccatTCTCATTGGCTAAGGAAATGGTGTGATTTAGAGCAAATAAATTGTGCGATTTGGTAATAAATTGCACTGGTGGGAGCCAGttagattgcaaggatcaccagtgatttctaaatggatggaataaataaataaataaataaataaataaataaattgaagtAAACTATTATTGaatgaaatgtttgtttttgatgaATGTTGAAAGCTAAAGTACATGACATGTATGATCTGCTCCAGGAATCTAAGCCTCGACACACTCAAAACCATCTTTCCTATGATTTAATTGGAgctgattttgtttgatttgattctTGTACATTGTACCCGGCTAGTCCCATAGCACTAAATACTGTTGCCACTTAAATAAACATGGCATCAGACTGACAGGATGCGGTGATGCAGATCCACATAATTCCCTAGAAtccgcatcctccgcataatcacgatattttccgcataaaactgaagaaatgcctgataattaattagtgataaagcagctgcttaccatcttcacaaacacaaaagccaaagagattgactactttgaaacgcttttttttcctgaacattgaagaaaacactcCGTTTcattcgcaagatgaaagttcctAAGCAGTTTCCACACATTTTTCGGGaatgagcctggactctagttaaaccattttcatAACATACGCTAGGCTGGAACTCaacaaggtatgaaaatttagccACAAGTTATAGTCGCAAATTAAAGTGTATTATTTGTACAAGTAGGGACAATCATTGCgatgaagttgtacaaaacaaaataggagcCCGCAATACATATGTGTAAAAAACCGctcaaaatggtgaatgatcgagggaatggatcgtggttcagccacatcacaattttgctccatatctccaaattgaagcaaaataatattcatgacaagaaacaatataattttttattgctttatttcttttagcaaaagtttTGGCAAAAATGCCGAttactaa from Montipora capricornis isolate CH-2021 chromosome 12, ASM3666992v2, whole genome shotgun sequence encodes the following:
- the LOC138027101 gene encoding microtubule-associated proteins 1A/1B light chain 3C-like gives rise to the protein MGDNEGKSSKPFKQRKSFVSRRDEVAGIRAKFPSKIPVIVERYHKEKDLPLLDKTKFLVPQELTMSQFVTIIRNRMSLSSTQAFYLIVNNKSLASMSMTMAEVYKEEKDEDGFLYMVYASQEMFGL